The Desulfomicrobium macestii DNA segment GCGGAAGCTTGCGTGCATCGGTGGTTTGCATGGATCCGAATGTACACAATTCTTCCACGAATGTTAACTATTTTATGCTCGGATTAATAATGGCATCCGCGTACTGCTCGCTGAACGGCGGAACCATGTCGGTGGAAACTGCCATGACATGATAAACGAGCACGGCATCCTCGTGCACAGCTATGGGCCGCATATCTTTCATACACGGCGCCAAAAAGTCGTCGATTTTCTCAGCCGGTTCACCGCGTGGCGCAGTTACGAGCACCGCGTAATGGCCTTGATCGAAGGACGCTTGGCACCCGTGCCGTTCAACCTGACTTCCCTTGAAATCTGCCTACCCGACAAGGCTTTGAAACTCGCAAAACTTCTTACCGACACGTTCGGCAAAGACACCAGCATACCCATTTTGAGTCTACGCCAGCACGACAACATTGCACTCAGAGAACTGGGCAATTTCGTCTATTCAAGAATTTTTCTTGGCTACACGCAAAAACAATGGGGGCTGTCTCCTGAAGAAATTTCACCAGCCGTCACGGCGCGTGTACCTTTCCGGATAAGTCACGATGACCGCTATTTCACGGATTTTTTCCAGGCCATGCCTAAAGCCGGATATACGTCCATGTTCGAATCCATGCTCAGCCATCCAGAAATCACCGTAATGCTCGACACCGCCTTTACCGATATCGCGGGCGGCCATGCATCTCTCCCTTGTATCCATACCGGCGCCATTGACGAATACTTTGACTTCAGTCTCGACTCATTGCCCTACAGAAGCGCCCGGTTCGAATTTCAGCATCTGCGCCAGCAAAGGCATTTGCCTGTGGCCGTCGTCAATGAACCGGATTCAGACATCCCTCATACCCGAGTCTGCGAATATCGTCTTCTGACAGGCCAGGATGCCCCAGAAACGACGGTAGGTATTGAATTTCCATGCGCGCATCTCCCCGGAAAAACCCAGCAGTCCTATCCGGTTCGAACAGAGGCCTCTGTCGCTCGCTATAAGGAATACAAGAAGATGGCCCGCACGCGCACCCCTCAGACTATCTTTTGCGGTCGATTGGGCAGCTTTTGCTATTATAACATGGATGACGCGGTTTTGGCAGGGATGGGCGCCGCCAAGGCCATCCTGCGTTTTCTCCCGCCACGAAACCGGCCCCCTGATCTGGGCTGAGCTTGCCGCCACCAACAGAGCGCATCACCTTGATTCAGCGGCAGTGTGCAAGGCTCTTGGCATGATTGGTGCTCAGCTACTGACTAGAACTCGGAAAAGGGAAAATTTTGACGCTCGGAAAGCATAAACCAGGAATGTGACATATGCACTTGCGTAAGCGGGTATTGGTAACAGGCGGATCGGGATTTTTAGGCTCACACCTTTGCGAGCGCCTACTTCTTGAAGGCTGCGAAGTCATCTGCGTGGACAACTTCTTCACAAGTTCGCGCCAGAACATCGAGCACCTGCTGCCCAATCCAAGATTCGAGCTCATCCGCCACGATGTGACCTTCCCGCTCTACGTCGAGGTCGACGAAATCTACAACCTGGCCTGCCCGGCCTCGCCCATCCACTACCAGCACGACCCGGTGCAGACCATCAAAACCTGCGTGCACGGGGCCATCAACATGCTGGGGCTGGCCAAGCGCCTGCGCATCCCGATCTTCCAGGCCTCGACATCAGAAGTCTACGGCGACCCGGACGTCCACCCGCAACCGGAATCCTACTGGGGCAACGTCAACCCGATTGGACACCGCTCCTGCTACGACGAAGGTAAACGCTGCGCGGAATCCCTCTTCTTCGCCTACCACCGCCAGCACAGCCTCCCCATAAAAGTAGGAAGACTGTTCAACACCTACGGCCCCAGAATGCACCCGAATGACGGAAGGGTGGTCTCAAATTTCATCATGCAGGCCCTGCAAGGCAAGCCCATCACCATTTACGGGGATGGGTCGCAGACACGGTCTTTTTGCTATGTGGACGATCTGGTGGAACTGATGCTGCGGTTCATGCGGAATGATAAAGAATTTTGTGGGCCGCTGAATATGGGGAATCCGGGGGAGTTTAGCATTTTAGGGCTTGCCAAGCAGGTTATCGAACTGACTAACAGCTCTTCGAAAATTTCGCTTGAACCGCTACCCACGGACGATCCGAAGCAAAGAAAGCCTGATATCACATTGGCTAAAGAACATTATGGATGGGAACCGGAGGTTCGCTTGCGCGAGGGGCTTATGCAGACAATCTCGTACTTTGAAAATCTTTTAGCGTCCGGCGAATTACGGAAAGGATAGGAAAATACGCATCCTCGTCACTGGCGGCACCTGATACTTCAGAAGCCAAGCCTGCAATGCCTTGGCAAATCAAGGCCACACAGTTGCCACCCTGAGAACTTACCGACATGATACAGAGAGTTGCTCTGCTGGGGCAATTTTTTGGGCGAGATGCTGCTGTGCAGTACCTAAAAAAAATGTACCCGGCAGCACTGCATCGCGGTATAGCCCAATAGACGGCCAGTGCCT contains these protein-coding regions:
- the glf gene encoding UDP-galactopyranose mutase, whose product is MRVLLAERRNHVGGNCHDMINEHGILVHSYGPHIFHTRRQKVVDFLSRFTAWRSYEHRVMALIEGRLAPVPFNLTSLEICLPDKALKLAKLLTDTFGKDTSIPILSLRQHDNIALRELGNFVYSRIFLGYTQKQWGLSPEEISPAVTARVPFRISHDDRYFTDFFQAMPKAGYTSMFESMLSHPEITVMLDTAFTDIAGGHASLPCIHTGAIDEYFDFSLDSLPYRSARFEFQHLRQQRHLPVAVVNEPDSDIPHTRVCEYRLLTGQDAPETTVGIEFPCAHLPGKTQQSYPVRTEASVARYKEYKKMARTRTPQTIFCGRLGSFCYYNMDDAVLAGMGAAKAILRFLPPRNRPPDLG
- a CDS encoding UDP-glucuronic acid decarboxylase family protein yields the protein MHLRKRVLVTGGSGFLGSHLCERLLLEGCEVICVDNFFTSSRQNIEHLLPNPRFELIRHDVTFPLYVEVDEIYNLACPASPIHYQHDPVQTIKTCVHGAINMLGLAKRLRIPIFQASTSEVYGDPDVHPQPESYWGNVNPIGHRSCYDEGKRCAESLFFAYHRQHSLPIKVGRLFNTYGPRMHPNDGRVVSNFIMQALQGKPITIYGDGSQTRSFCYVDDLVELMLRFMRNDKEFCGPLNMGNPGEFSILGLAKQVIELTNSSSKISLEPLPTDDPKQRKPDITLAKEHYGWEPEVRLREGLMQTISYFENLLASGELRKG